From the Vanacampus margaritifer isolate UIUO_Vmar chromosome 14, RoL_Vmar_1.0, whole genome shotgun sequence genome, the window tcatctcttaagatggaacccagggccaatgaaaacagcagaggccccagaattgaacactttacgttccgttatacatccatccattttcttaaccgcttgtcctcacaagggtcgtggggggcgctggagcatgtgaattcatattgcacctATTCGTCAAaccagtttctttttttgcttgatatagtatgaagggattgcaataataaaataaatcccacAATGTACCACCATaccagccacaagtcgactacagAGTGCAcaaaattccctgcagcacaaggaatgtagcgtgatcaccagCAGCAAATGATGgcctagagcagaggtgggcaatctcggtcctcgagggccgtagtcctgcaggttttggaggtttctcacttccaacgcaagctgattccaatcaacaggctcattatcagacttatgcagagcttgctgatgagctgatcatatatcagctgtgttggagaaaggcaacatgcaaaacctgcaggactctggccctcgatgcccacctctggcctagAGGGatgtatcatcacaaatcatttgagtcgggtaTGTGTCTTGACCTTCGCCGAACACCTGAGAATGACTCACAGAACCCTGGAGTTCAATCAAGCCCAacttaagaaccactgctttaacAACATTGCTATCAGACAGGAGAATTACAGTGTTTATACCTTGAATGTGTTTGCATGCACAAATCCGAACATGGTATTAAAAACCATGTGGTGTTTCTCTGATTTATAAATCAATCTGATTACTGGTAGATATTCCTGAATGGAACTTTGATGGGTCAAGCACATATCAGTCTGAAGGCTCCAACAGCGACATGTACCTCGTCCCAGTGTCTATGTTCAAAGATCCATTCACTCTTGACCCCAACAAACTAGTCCTCTGCGAAGTTTTCAAGTACAACCGCCTTCCTGCAGGTACCCTCTCTACTTTCTTTCTTGACATATTTTATTCTCCAAACTAAGACAGGAAATCTGAAACTGTTTTTGTTGATGTGTTTAGGAACAAACCATCGCGTAAGCTGCAAGAAAGTCATGGACCAGGTTAAAGAGCACCAGATATGGTTTGGCATTGAGCAGGAATACACACTCATGGGAAATGATGGACGTCCATTTGGTTGGCCGAAAAATGGATTCCCTGCACCCCAAGGTCAGTATGTCGACAGTGGACAGTATTGCAATGCAACTATTGACTTGGCAAAAGTTGCTCACTCTTCCTGTAAATACACAATAGGACATTGAGTACAACTGTACTTCGCCATTTCCATAAAAGCAATGTTAACAACCACACTACAAGGCCTCTCTGGTATGCACACGCCGATCTCATCTCTCGGAGCCAGTGAGTCAATTGTTAAGAGGGACCTATGCTCCTTCCTCCCTGATTTTGATGCAAATGAAGATGCCACTATGATTGGTCGGGAGTCAGCTACATTCCATCCCATAATGGCAAACGGCCCTTTCTAGCTACGCCCGTctatgaaaattcccaaacaaaGAACCAAAAAGAGAAACCACCCAGGCACATGTGACAATCACACACACTTGGTTAGGTTACCCAGGTCTTAGGGGATCACAGCACATGAAAAAGAGGAAGGTGAGTTGACTAGCCAGGTCACCTTCTCCTAGCAAACTTCTGGGATTTGATGTCCTAATCAAGGCAAAGCAATTAGACACTATTCAGGATGCAGACTAGCATCTCTTCGACAACTAGTGGCCAACTCATGGCCCTCCAGTTCCAAAGCTCCTTTCATCGTTCAGGTAATCCCAAGGGCGATGTAGACATTACACAACTCATtgtttgactctttttttttttttttttttaaaggtcccTACTACTGTGGAGTAGGCGCAGACAAAGCTATTGGACGGGACATTGTGGAGTGTCACTACAAGGCATGTCTCTATGCTGGGATCAAGATCTTTGGAACAAATGCTGAGGTTTTGCCATCTCAGGCAAGTATGGAAAGAAAACATGATTTACATTGCCATGGTGATTCTTCCTTTAAGAAATGTTCTTTTATTATACATCCCTGGAAGCCCTTTTAGTTATTTGCATTATAACCTTGTCTTTACTTCAAATTTCAGTGGGAGTTCCAAGTAGGTCCCTGTGAAGGTATTGAGATTTGTGATCAACTGTGGGTTGCACGCTTCCTGTTGCACCGTATATGCGAAGACTTTGGGGTTATTGCAACACTGGAccccaaaccaatgacgggtaACTGGAATAGTTCTGGTGCCCACACTAATGTCAGCACCAAGAAGATGAGGGAAGAAGGAGGACTGCAGTGAGTAAATAATTCTACCAAAAATGTGCATTGGTAGTCATTTGTAACTCTTGTAACTTTCTGTAGTTCTTGTATTTCCTCAAACAATAATGGAGTTATTCACTCATCTGCAAAGGGGACAAAGAAGGAAAAGAGCATTTATTTGGGGCAAAGTCATTTGTTCAAGTTGTTAAATACTGCTATAGAGTGGAGGTCAAGTTTATCttaacacagaaaaaaatacctactatgctttctttttttctgaattttatAAAGTTCCTATGGATGTCCCTGTATTTCAATgtaaaacaattcatttgatTGGGGGAttacactcctcagcctccctgttAAGGTCTATTcaagggtgctggagaggagggtcggACATAAAGTCAaatctcagattcaggaggagcagtgtggtctCCGTCCTGgtcgtggaacagtggaccaggtCTACATCAtaggcagggtcctcgagggttcaTGGGAGTTGGCCAAActagtctacatgtgttttgtggacttggcGAAGGTGTCTGACCATGTCCCTCGTGATTGCGATCT encodes:
- the LOC144033870 gene encoding glutamine synthetase-like isoform X2, yielding MYHHKSFESDIPEWNFDGSSTYQSEGSNSDMYLVPVSMFKDPFTLDPNKLVLCEVFKYNRLPAGTNHRVSCKKVMDQVKEHQIWFGIEQEYTLMGNDGRPFGWPKNGFPAPQGPYYCGVGADKAIGRDIVECHYKACLYAGIKIFGTNAEVLPSQWEFQVGPCEGIEICDQLWVARFLLHRICEDFGVIATLDPKPMTGNWNSSGAHTNVSTKKMREEGGLQYIEQAIEKLSKKHMEHIKVYDAHDGQDNVKRLIGHLETSNLNEFSAGIANRDASIRIPRHVGQQKKGYFEDRRPAANCDPYLVTKAIASTCLLNDDDEVKDN
- the LOC144033870 gene encoding glutamine synthetase-like isoform X1, which codes for MSSTSISSCFNKVVREHYIRLPQGDKCQVTYIWIDGTGEGLRNKTRTLDTEPKSIQDIPEWNFDGSSTYQSEGSNSDMYLVPVSMFKDPFTLDPNKLVLCEVFKYNRLPAGTNHRVSCKKVMDQVKEHQIWFGIEQEYTLMGNDGRPFGWPKNGFPAPQGPYYCGVGADKAIGRDIVECHYKACLYAGIKIFGTNAEVLPSQWEFQVGPCEGIEICDQLWVARFLLHRICEDFGVIATLDPKPMTGNWNSSGAHTNVSTKKMREEGGLQYIEQAIEKLSKKHMEHIKVYDAHDGQDNVKRLIGHLETSNLNEFSAGIANRDASIRIPRHVGQQKKGYFEDRRPAANCDPYLVTKAIASTCLLNDDDEVKDN